One genomic segment of Bradyrhizobium prioriisuperbiae includes these proteins:
- a CDS encoding ABC transporter substrate-binding protein → MSKSFKAFGLAAGALALAHLPAMAQTKVTNDGISAAELVLGSHQDLSGPIKGWGVPVANGMKMAVEELNAAGGVQGRKLKLIVEDSGYDPKRAVLASQKMIERDKIFAMIGPMGSPTVLAAQDILFDAGVLQLFPLTAAEFTFKFDAAKPQERLKFNNLLPYVESTRAAVKYIIEAKNSGKPCVMHQDDEYGKNVLDGFTQQVEAMKLTAASVTSYKRGASDFSAQVAKMKADGCDLVVLGTVIRETIGAMGEARKLGWDVTFLGATPTNVLEVPALGKEVVEGLYAAAGFEIPYEDTAKGKVKDWLINYKKAYGVDANTQAIIGYNAIMTFAHYANKAGKDLTGQKMLTALESGDVFQDIFSSPPTKFSSTNHLASTITQVQQVKNGRWVLTKDSLSF, encoded by the coding sequence ATGTCGAAATCGTTCAAGGCGTTTGGCCTTGCGGCGGGCGCCCTTGCGCTGGCTCATCTGCCGGCGATGGCGCAAACCAAGGTCACCAATGACGGCATCTCGGCGGCGGAGCTGGTCCTCGGCAGCCACCAGGATCTGTCCGGCCCGATCAAGGGCTGGGGCGTGCCGGTTGCCAACGGCATGAAGATGGCGGTCGAGGAGCTCAATGCCGCCGGCGGCGTCCAGGGCCGCAAGCTCAAGCTGATCGTGGAGGACTCAGGCTACGATCCCAAGCGCGCGGTGCTGGCCTCGCAGAAGATGATCGAGCGCGACAAGATTTTTGCGATGATCGGCCCGATGGGTTCGCCCACCGTGCTGGCCGCCCAGGACATCCTGTTCGACGCCGGTGTGCTGCAGCTGTTTCCGCTGACGGCGGCGGAATTCACCTTCAAGTTCGATGCGGCGAAGCCGCAGGAGCGGCTGAAGTTCAATAATCTCCTGCCTTATGTCGAAAGCACGCGCGCCGCGGTCAAATACATCATCGAGGCGAAGAACTCTGGGAAGCCGTGCGTGATGCACCAGGACGACGAGTACGGCAAGAACGTGCTCGATGGTTTCACCCAGCAGGTCGAGGCGATGAAGCTGACGGCGGCTTCAGTCACGAGCTACAAGCGCGGCGCATCGGATTTCAGCGCGCAGGTCGCCAAGATGAAGGCCGACGGTTGCGATCTGGTGGTGCTCGGCACTGTCATTCGCGAGACCATCGGCGCGATGGGTGAAGCCAGGAAACTGGGATGGGATGTGACCTTCCTCGGCGCCACGCCGACCAACGTGCTCGAGGTGCCCGCGCTCGGCAAGGAGGTGGTTGAGGGACTGTATGCCGCCGCCGGCTTCGAGATTCCTTATGAGGACACCGCCAAGGGCAAGGTCAAGGATTGGCTGATCAACTACAAGAAGGCGTACGGCGTGGATGCCAACACCCAGGCGATCATCGGCTACAACGCGATCATGACGTTCGCGCATTATGCCAACAAGGCCGGCAAGGACCTGACCGGACAGAAGATGCTGACCGCACTGGAATCCGGCGACGTGTTCCAGGACATCTTCAGTTCGCCGCCGACCAAATTCTCCAGCACCAATCATCTCGCCAGCACCATCACCCAGGTGCAGCAGGTCAAGAACGGCCGCTGGGTCCTGACCAAGGACAGCTTGTCGTTCTGA
- a CDS encoding AMP-dependent synthetase/ligase, producing MAGPAVLTVADTIAKSFVLAVETRGDRPAIREKKFGIWQPVSWRQWMVAAREIAYGLHAIGFRPGDVASIIATAVPEWLYADMGVLCAGGVSSGIYPTDSATQVQYLVNDSATRVIFVEDEEQLDKLLACRARCPTLEKIVVFDMEGLSGFSDPMVMSLAEFTALGRNHMNDRAALWDEMLASRGPNDLAILVYTSGTTGPPKGAMHANRSVTHQMRHAGDLFQSTDSEERLVFLPLCHVAERIGGYYTSLALGSVMNFAESPETVPDNLREVQPTAFLAVPRVWEKFYSAITIALKDATPFQRWMYRYAIGTGYRLVDCKVEGVEPPLALKLANRMAYWLVLRNIRRMLGLDRCRLAFTGAAPIAPDLIRWYLALGIDMREVYGQTENCGVATVMPADRIKLGSVGKAAPWGEVKICPRGEILIKGDFLFMGYLNQPEKTAETIDAKGWLHTGDVGSIDNEGFVRITDRMKDIIITAGGKNITPSEIENQLKFSPYISDAVVVGDKRPYLTCLVMIDQENVEKFAQDRDIPFTNYASLCRAAEVQDLIWREIEGVNANFARVETIKRFFLIERQLTPEDEELTPTMKLKRNYVNKRYAVEIDAMYAGQAVA from the coding sequence ATGGCCGGACCTGCAGTGCTGACGGTCGCCGACACCATTGCGAAAAGCTTCGTGCTCGCGGTGGAGACGCGCGGCGATCGCCCGGCGATCCGCGAAAAGAAGTTCGGCATCTGGCAGCCGGTCAGCTGGCGGCAATGGATGGTGGCCGCCAGGGAGATCGCCTATGGCCTGCACGCCATCGGTTTTCGGCCGGGCGATGTGGCTTCGATCATCGCCACCGCGGTGCCGGAATGGCTCTACGCCGACATGGGCGTGCTGTGCGCCGGCGGCGTCTCCTCCGGCATCTATCCGACGGATTCCGCGACCCAAGTGCAGTATCTCGTCAACGACTCCGCAACCCGTGTGATCTTCGTCGAGGACGAGGAGCAGCTCGACAAACTGCTGGCGTGCCGCGCGCGTTGTCCGACACTGGAAAAGATCGTCGTCTTCGACATGGAGGGGCTGAGCGGCTTCAGCGACCCTATGGTGATGTCGCTGGCGGAATTCACTGCGCTTGGGCGCAACCACATGAACGACCGCGCCGCGCTGTGGGATGAGATGCTTGCCAGCCGCGGCCCGAACGATCTCGCCATCCTGGTTTACACTTCGGGGACGACCGGGCCGCCGAAGGGCGCTATGCACGCCAATCGCAGCGTCACCCATCAGATGCGCCACGCCGGCGACCTGTTCCAGTCCACCGACAGCGAGGAGCGGCTGGTGTTCCTGCCGCTGTGCCATGTGGCCGAAAGAATCGGCGGCTACTACACCTCGCTGGCGCTGGGCTCGGTGATGAATTTTGCCGAAAGCCCGGAGACCGTGCCGGACAATCTGCGCGAGGTGCAGCCGACCGCGTTCCTCGCGGTGCCGCGGGTCTGGGAGAAGTTCTACTCGGCCATCACCATTGCGCTGAAGGACGCGACGCCGTTCCAGCGCTGGATGTACCGTTACGCCATCGGCACCGGCTATCGCCTGGTCGACTGCAAAGTGGAAGGGGTTGAACCGCCGTTGGCGCTCAAGCTCGCCAACCGGATGGCCTATTGGCTGGTGCTGCGCAACATCCGTCGCATGCTTGGGCTCGATCGCTGCCGGCTGGCGTTCACCGGTGCGGCGCCGATCGCGCCCGACCTGATCCGCTGGTATCTGGCGCTCGGCATCGACATGCGCGAGGTTTATGGCCAGACCGAAAACTGCGGCGTGGCCACCGTGATGCCGGCCGACCGCATCAAGCTCGGCTCGGTCGGCAAGGCCGCGCCGTGGGGCGAGGTCAAGATCTGTCCGCGGGGCGAGATCCTGATCAAGGGCGACTTCCTGTTCATGGGTTATCTCAACCAGCCGGAAAAGACCGCGGAGACCATCGACGCCAAGGGCTGGCTGCACACCGGCGATGTCGGCTCGATCGACAATGAGGGCTTCGTCCGGATTACCGACCGGATGAAGGACATCATCATCACCGCCGGCGGCAAGAACATCACGCCGTCGGAGATCGAGAACCAGCTCAAATTCTCGCCCTATATTTCCGATGCCGTCGTGGTCGGCGACAAGCGCCCTTATCTCACCTGCCTGGTCATGATCGACCAGGAGAACGTCGAGAAGTTCGCCCAGGACCGCGACATTCCCTTCACCAATTACGCCAGCCTGTGTCGGGCGGCGGAAGTGCAGGACCTGATCTGGCGCGAGATCGAGGGGGTCAACGCCAACTTCGCGCGGGTCGAGACCATCAAGCGTTTCTTCCTGATCGAACGACAACTCACCCCTGAAGACGAAGAGCTGACGCCGACCATGAAGCTGAAGCGCAACTACGTGAACAAGCGGTACGCCGTCGAGATCGACGCCATGTATGCGGGACAGGCGGTGGCATAA
- a CDS encoding ABC transporter ATP-binding protein, translated as MSYFRVENLSLHFGGLKAVDAVNFAVERGEILSIIGPNGAGKSSIFNLISRIYNPTSGRLFFEDRDITQEPACDIARLGIARTFQNIELFENATVLSNLLVGRHRHSTTRLWQELLFLPNVRRNEKAHRRHVEQVIEFLDLEAYRDKLISGLPYGVRKVIELARALCTEPKLILLDEPSSGLNVEETDDMSFWIRDMKNELGVTVLMVEHDMTLVNRVSDRVIALNYGRVLAMGSPAEVQAHPDVVAAYLGA; from the coding sequence ATGAGTTATTTCCGCGTCGAAAACCTGTCCCTGCATTTCGGTGGTCTGAAGGCGGTCGACGCCGTCAACTTCGCGGTGGAGCGGGGCGAGATCCTGTCCATCATCGGCCCCAACGGCGCGGGCAAGAGCTCGATCTTCAACCTGATTTCGCGAATCTACAACCCGACCTCCGGGCGGCTGTTTTTCGAGGACCGCGACATCACCCAGGAGCCGGCCTGCGATATCGCGAGACTTGGCATCGCGCGCACCTTCCAGAACATCGAGCTGTTCGAGAACGCCACCGTGCTCAGCAATCTTCTGGTCGGCCGCCACCGCCATTCCACCACCCGGCTGTGGCAGGAGCTCCTGTTCCTGCCGAACGTGCGCCGCAACGAGAAGGCGCATCGCCGGCATGTCGAGCAGGTCATCGAATTCCTCGATCTCGAGGCCTATCGCGACAAGCTGATCTCCGGCCTGCCGTACGGTGTGCGCAAGGTGATCGAGCTGGCGCGGGCGTTGTGCACCGAGCCGAAGCTGATCCTGCTCGACGAGCCGTCGTCCGGGCTGAATGTGGAGGAGACCGACGACATGTCGTTCTGGATCCGCGACATGAAGAACGAGCTCGGTGTCACCGTGCTGATGGTGGAGCACGACATGACCCTGGTGAACCGGGTGTCGGACCGGGTGATCGCGCTGAACTACGGCCGGGTGCTGGCGATGGGCTCGCCGGCCGAGGTGCAGGCGCATCCCGATGTCGTCGCCGCCTATCTCGGCGCTTGA
- a CDS encoding ABC transporter ATP-binding protein, which yields MSAPDIILRLSNIESYYGPIMAIRGISLEVPRGKIVTLLGANGAGKTTVLKTISGILDPQKGTIEFQGEPIQRMEADKIVRLGLSHVPEGREVFPFLSVRENLMMGAFPRRDREAIADDLERVYGYFPRLRERLNQPAGQLSGGEQQMLAIGRALMNRPALLLLDEPSLGLSPLLVKEIFTIIRRVNEEQGMSILLVEQNAKVALETAHYGYVLEIGRVVMNDNCERLMHSQDIQEFYLGAKEQGARGERRWKKKKTWR from the coding sequence ATGAGCGCACCCGACATCATCCTGAGACTCAGCAACATCGAGAGTTATTACGGACCGATCATGGCGATCCGCGGCATCAGCCTGGAGGTGCCGCGCGGTAAGATCGTGACCCTGCTCGGCGCCAACGGCGCCGGCAAGACTACGGTGCTGAAGACCATTTCCGGCATTCTCGATCCCCAGAAAGGCACCATCGAATTCCAGGGTGAGCCGATCCAGCGCATGGAGGCGGACAAGATCGTCCGGCTGGGCCTTAGCCATGTGCCGGAGGGGCGGGAGGTGTTTCCGTTCCTGAGCGTGCGCGAAAACCTGATGATGGGCGCGTTTCCCCGCCGCGACCGCGAGGCCATCGCCGATGATCTCGAGCGGGTGTATGGTTATTTCCCGCGGCTGCGCGAGCGGCTCAATCAGCCCGCCGGGCAATTGTCCGGCGGCGAGCAGCAGATGCTGGCGATCGGGCGGGCGCTGATGAACCGGCCGGCGCTGCTGCTGCTGGACGAGCCCTCGCTCGGTCTGTCGCCGCTGCTGGTGAAGGAGATCTTCACCATCATCCGGCGCGTCAATGAAGAGCAGGGCATGTCGATCCTGCTGGTCGAGCAGAACGCCAAGGTAGCGCTGGAGACGGCGCACTACGGCTACGTGCTGGAGATCGGCCGCGTGGTCATGAACGATAACTGTGAGCGCCTGATGCACTCCCAGGATATCCAGGAATTCTATCTCGGTGCCAAGGAGCAAGGCGCGCGGGGCGAACGCCGCTGGAAGAAAAAGAAGACGTGGCGTTGA
- a CDS encoding PQQ-dependent dehydrogenase, methanol/ethanol family: protein MVLGVAALAFGSGAAAQEAKGSPEHIKAVTSAVDGASIRANAATSKDWPTVGLDYGETRFSKLNQISTDNVKNLGLSWSYNLESSRGVEATPIVVDGIMYVSASWSVVHAIDARTGKKIWTYDPGVPREIGYKGCCDVVNRGVALYKGKVFVGAYDGRLIALDAVTGKKVWETDTVIDRSHSYTITGAPRVANGKVIIGNGGAEYGVRGYVTAYDSDTGKQVWRWFVVPGDPSKPFEDESMEAAAKTWDPSGKYWENGGGGSAWDTITYDPDLNMVYIGTGNGSPWNRDVRSPGGGDNLYLGSLVALNAETGKFLWHYQETPGDNWDYTSTQPMILADLTIDGAPRKVILHAPKNGFFFVVDRTNGKFISAKNFVDVNWATGYDAGGRPIEVAEARSFDKPFDSIPGPFGAHNWHPMSFNPNTGLVYLPAQNVPLNLTGQPKWKHNGNKPGEFGGNTGWNLGFSLNVAPPKSLPFGRLIAWDPVKQKEVWSQQHVAPWNGGTLTTAGNLVFQGTADGRFVAYNATTGEKLWETATGTGVVAAASTYLIDGVQYVSVAVGWGGVFGLSQRATELNSPGTVYTFAVGGKAPLPAFTKYQTEGLLAGVKYDPADVGPGTLLYVSSCATCHGVPGVDRGGNIRNLGYVSPETITNLKDIVFNGPFKSQGMPDFTGKLSDGDVVKIIAFIQGTADAIRPQAAAPPAK from the coding sequence ATGGTCTTGGGCGTGGCCGCTCTCGCGTTCGGCTCGGGCGCTGCAGCGCAAGAGGCGAAGGGCTCGCCCGAGCATATCAAGGCGGTGACATCGGCGGTCGACGGCGCATCGATCCGCGCCAATGCCGCCACCTCGAAGGATTGGCCGACGGTCGGGCTCGATTATGGCGAGACCCGGTTCAGCAAACTCAACCAGATCAGCACTGATAACGTGAAAAATCTGGGCCTGTCGTGGTCCTACAATCTCGAATCCTCGCGCGGCGTCGAGGCGACGCCGATCGTGGTCGATGGCATTATGTATGTCAGCGCCTCCTGGAGCGTTGTCCATGCCATCGATGCGCGCACTGGCAAGAAGATCTGGACCTACGATCCCGGCGTGCCGCGCGAGATCGGCTACAAGGGCTGCTGCGACGTCGTCAACCGCGGCGTCGCGCTCTACAAGGGCAAGGTGTTCGTCGGCGCTTATGACGGCCGGCTGATCGCGCTCGATGCGGTGACCGGCAAGAAGGTTTGGGAAACCGATACGGTCATCGATCGCTCCCATTCCTACACCATCACCGGCGCACCGCGCGTCGCCAATGGCAAGGTGATCATCGGCAATGGCGGCGCCGAATACGGCGTGCGTGGTTATGTCACCGCCTATGACTCCGACACCGGCAAGCAGGTCTGGCGCTGGTTCGTGGTGCCGGGCGATCCCAGCAAGCCGTTTGAAGATGAATCCATGGAGGCCGCCGCCAAGACCTGGGATCCGTCCGGCAAATACTGGGAGAATGGCGGCGGTGGTTCGGCCTGGGACACCATCACTTACGACCCGGACCTCAACATGGTCTATATCGGCACCGGCAACGGTTCGCCGTGGAACCGCGACGTGCGCAGCCCCGGCGGCGGTGACAATCTCTATCTCGGCTCGCTGGTGGCGTTGAACGCGGAGACCGGCAAATTCCTCTGGCACTACCAAGAAACCCCCGGCGACAATTGGGACTACACCTCCACCCAGCCGATGATCCTGGCTGACCTGACCATCGATGGTGCGCCGCGCAAGGTGATCCTGCACGCGCCCAAAAATGGCTTCTTCTTCGTCGTCGACCGCACCAACGGCAAATTCATCTCGGCGAAAAATTTCGTCGATGTGAACTGGGCCACCGGTTACGACGCCGGCGGCCGTCCGATCGAGGTGGCTGAGGCGCGCTCGTTCGACAAACCGTTCGATTCCATTCCCGGGCCGTTCGGGGCGCACAACTGGCATCCGATGTCGTTCAACCCGAACACGGGTCTGGTGTATCTGCCGGCGCAGAACGTGCCGCTGAATCTGACCGGACAGCCGAAATGGAAGCACAACGGCAACAAGCCCGGCGAGTTCGGCGGCAACACCGGCTGGAATCTCGGCTTCTCGCTCAACGTCGCGCCGCCAAAGAGCCTGCCGTTCGGCCGGCTGATCGCGTGGGATCCGGTGAAGCAGAAGGAGGTCTGGAGCCAGCAACATGTGGCGCCGTGGAATGGCGGCACGCTGACCACCGCCGGCAACCTGGTGTTCCAGGGCACCGCTGACGGCCGCTTCGTGGCCTATAACGCGACCACCGGCGAGAAGCTCTGGGAAACGGCGACCGGCACCGGCGTGGTTGCGGCGGCGTCGACCTACCTGATCGACGGCGTGCAGTACGTCTCGGTCGCGGTCGGGTGGGGCGGCGTGTTCGGCCTCAGCCAGCGCGCCACCGAACTCAACAGTCCGGGCACGGTCTATACCTTCGCAGTCGGCGGCAAGGCGCCGCTGCCGGCCTTCACGAAGTACCAGACCGAGGGGCTGCTCGCCGGGGTGAAATACGATCCCGCCGACGTCGGCCCGGGGACGCTGCTCTATGTGTCGAGCTGCGCGACTTGCCACGGCGTTCCCGGTGTCGACAGGGGCGGCAACATCCGCAACCTCGGCTATGTCAGCCCCGAGACCATCACCAACCTGAAGGACATCGTGTTCAACGGTCCGTTCAAGTCGCAGGGCATGCCGGACTTCACTGGCAAGCTGTCGGACGGTGACGTGGTCAAGATCATCGCCTTCATCCAGGGCACCGCCGACGCGATCCGGCCCCAGGCCGCGGCTCCGCCGGCGAAATGA
- a CDS encoding PhzF family phenazine biosynthesis protein: MPKFLNFTTLDVFTTDQFKGNPLAVVRDAVGLSTAQMQAIAAEFNLSETTFVLPPRDPANTAEVRIFTPRAEMPFAGHPNVGTAFVLGRAGESCGRPIAGDRLIFEEKAGLVPIDLIRDGATVAGAQLAAPQTLTIGKEIAPLAIAEACALPLEAIELANHRPCVASCGAGFMFAEVRDLAALAAATPRIDAFHRHVTTGPTGVFLYVRVGDGDVDIRCRMFAPRHGIHEDPATGSANVALAGLLAQLRPEADLALSLTIIQGVEMGRPSRLEAQAIKQDGRVTQTSIGGRCVPVMTGTLQLA, from the coding sequence ATGCCGAAGTTCCTCAATTTTACCACTCTCGACGTGTTCACCACCGACCAGTTCAAGGGCAATCCACTTGCCGTGGTGCGCGATGCCGTGGGCCTTTCGACGGCGCAGATGCAGGCGATCGCCGCCGAATTCAATCTGTCGGAAACCACCTTCGTGCTGCCGCCGAGGGATCCCGCGAACACCGCGGAGGTTCGCATCTTCACACCCCGCGCCGAGATGCCGTTCGCCGGCCACCCCAATGTCGGCACGGCGTTCGTGCTGGGGCGTGCCGGGGAAAGCTGCGGCAGGCCCATCGCCGGCGATCGCCTCATCTTCGAGGAGAAGGCCGGGCTGGTGCCGATCGATCTGATCCGGGATGGCGCGACCGTTGCAGGCGCCCAGCTGGCGGCACCGCAGACGCTCACCATTGGCAAGGAGATCGCGCCACTGGCGATCGCGGAGGCTTGCGCGCTTCCGCTCGAGGCGATCGAACTCGCCAACCACCGGCCCTGCGTCGCGTCCTGCGGCGCCGGCTTCATGTTCGCCGAGGTCCGGGACCTCGCAGCGCTGGCCGCGGCCACGCCGCGCATCGACGCATTTCATCGGCACGTCACCACTGGGCCGACCGGCGTCTTCCTCTATGTCCGCGTCGGAGACGGCGACGTCGATATCCGTTGCCGCATGTTCGCGCCGCGCCACGGCATTCATGAAGATCCGGCCACCGGATCGGCCAATGTGGCGCTGGCCGGCCTGCTGGCGCAGCTGCGCCCCGAGGCGGACCTGGCGCTGTCCCTCACCATCATACAGGGCGTGGAAATGGGCCGGCCAAGTCGGCTGGAAGCCCAGGCCATCAAGCAGGACGGACGGGTGACGCAGACCTCAATCGGCGGCCGCTGCGTGCCGGTGATGACGGGAACGCTGCAACTCGCCTAG
- a CDS encoding branched-chain amino acid ABC transporter permease translates to MRFKFKTDYDDDIRLVPHSGYVVSYGVLLALLLIAPFVLSSYLVSQLVFVCIYATVGVGLLILTGFTGQASLGHAAFLAIGAYTTAYLQQLGVSFPVYFLASGVLTGVIGAMVGFPALRLQGIYLVIATISFAFIIEEVLARWESVTHGNEGMRVKTIQLLGTSVPRDSPAFYFLCLGVLVLTIVGALNLLRAPTGRAFVAIRDSETAARSMGINVSLYKVKSFAISATITGFAGCLFAHKLSFISPEMFTLQLSIEFIMVIIIGGVFSLHGAVLGAIFIVMVDPFLTFLKDDIPSVVAGVAAAFGAGSARATSIQNAVSAFASANGLKGAIYGLIIMLFILFEPLGLYGRWLKIKLFFQLFPLYKRATFKRQKIYVKSERNR, encoded by the coding sequence ATGCGGTTCAAGTTCAAGACCGACTATGACGACGACATCCGGCTGGTGCCGCACAGCGGCTACGTGGTGTCCTACGGCGTGTTGCTCGCGCTGCTGCTGATTGCGCCGTTCGTGCTGTCGAGCTACCTGGTCAGCCAGTTGGTGTTCGTCTGCATCTACGCCACCGTCGGCGTCGGACTGCTGATCCTGACCGGCTTCACCGGCCAGGCGTCGCTGGGTCACGCGGCCTTCCTTGCCATCGGCGCCTATACCACCGCCTACCTGCAACAGCTCGGCGTGTCGTTCCCGGTGTATTTCCTGGCGTCGGGTGTTCTGACCGGCGTGATCGGCGCGATGGTCGGCTTTCCGGCGCTGCGGCTGCAGGGCATCTACCTCGTCATCGCTACGATTTCGTTCGCTTTCATCATCGAGGAGGTGCTGGCGCGGTGGGAGAGCGTCACCCACGGCAACGAGGGCATGCGGGTGAAGACCATCCAGTTGCTCGGCACCAGTGTGCCGCGCGACAGTCCCGCCTTCTATTTCCTGTGCCTTGGGGTGCTGGTGCTGACCATCGTCGGCGCGCTCAACCTGCTGCGCGCGCCCACGGGGCGCGCCTTTGTCGCCATCCGCGACAGTGAGACGGCGGCGCGCAGCATGGGCATCAATGTGTCGCTCTACAAGGTGAAGTCGTTCGCCATCAGCGCCACCATCACCGGTTTCGCCGGCTGCCTGTTCGCCCACAAGCTCTCCTTCATCAGCCCGGAAATGTTCACCCTGCAGCTGTCGATCGAATTCATCATGGTGATCATCATCGGCGGCGTATTCAGCCTGCACGGCGCCGTGCTGGGGGCGATCTTCATCGTGATGGTCGATCCGTTCCTGACCTTCCTCAAGGACGATATCCCGAGTGTGGTCGCCGGTGTCGCGGCCGCGTTCGGCGCTGGCTCCGCGCGCGCCACGAGCATCCAGAACGCGGTCTCGGCGTTCGCCTCGGCGAACGGCCTGAAGGGCGCGATCTACGGCCTGATCATCATGCTGTTCATCCTGTTCGAACCGCTCGGCCTTTACGGGCGCTGGCTCAAGATCAAGCTCTTCTTCCAGCTGTTCCCGCTGTACAAGCGCGCCACTTTCAAGCGGCAGAAGATCTATGTGAAATCGGAGCGGAACCGATGA
- a CDS encoding DMT family transporter translates to MKLSIANLAVRAAPAIFVVLWSTGFISTKLALTGAEPFTWLALRMAITICLLLIIVALTRPAWPKGSGIFHSAVAGLLVHGVYLAGVTIAIAHSIPAGLSALIPGLQPILTSTLASRFLGERVTPLQWGGLLLGLAGVVLVLHNRSLTGQAGWGWVASIVSLIGITLGTLYQKRFSSRIDWRTGNIVQYAACGIFFGIGALLFETRAIHWHPQFILAVSWATLALSVGSVSLFYFLIRRSGATAVASLFYLTPAVTAVFGYVLFDERLDALAIGGMVLCAIGVVIVNRAAPQ, encoded by the coding sequence ATGAAGCTTTCAATTGCGAATCTCGCCGTGCGCGCGGCGCCGGCGATTTTTGTCGTGCTCTGGAGCACCGGCTTCATCTCCACCAAGCTGGCCCTGACCGGCGCTGAGCCTTTCACCTGGCTCGCGCTGCGGATGGCGATCACCATCTGTCTGCTGCTTATCATTGTCGCGCTCACCCGCCCGGCCTGGCCGAAGGGCAGCGGCATCTTTCACAGCGCCGTCGCCGGGCTGCTGGTGCATGGCGTCTATCTGGCTGGCGTCACCATCGCGATTGCCCATTCGATCCCGGCGGGGCTCTCGGCCCTGATCCCGGGGCTGCAGCCGATCCTGACATCGACCTTGGCGAGCCGCTTTCTCGGCGAGCGGGTCACGCCGCTGCAATGGGGTGGCCTGCTGCTCGGCCTCGCCGGCGTGGTGCTGGTGCTGCATAACCGCTCGCTGACCGGGCAGGCGGGCTGGGGCTGGGTCGCGTCCATCGTGTCGCTGATCGGCATCACGCTGGGCACGCTGTACCAGAAACGGTTTTCCAGTCGCATCGACTGGCGTACCGGCAACATCGTCCAGTATGCCGCCTGTGGCATTTTCTTCGGCATCGGCGCGCTGCTGTTCGAGACCCGCGCCATCCACTGGCATCCGCAATTTATCCTCGCCGTCTCCTGGGCGACGCTGGCGCTGTCGGTGGGCTCGGTGTCGCTGTTCTACTTTCTGATCCGCAGATCCGGTGCGACCGCGGTCGCCAGCCTGTTTTATCTCACGCCCGCGGTCACCGCCGTGTTCGGCTATGTCTTGTTCGACGAGCGGCTCGATGCGCTTGCGATCGGCGGCATGGTGCTGTGCGCGATCGGCGTGGTCATCGTCAATCGCGCGGCGCCGCAGTAG
- a CDS encoding branched-chain amino acid ABC transporter permease → MLDFVQQLVSGVALGCVYGLIALGFVLVYKATEVVNFAQGDLMMLGGFFAFTFISILGLNYWIGFAGAVAAMALFGMLAERMVVRPILGYPQFSIIMATIGLGYFLRSIAGMIWGTDDLKIETPFSQGVLRIGSLVLAYDKLSVIAATIILCALLYLFFNRTTLGTAMRASSENMLAAYYMGIPVKRVVAMVWAISAAVATCAGVLLAPITFIHSNVGLVLGLKAFPAAVLGGFGSIPGAVVGGVLIGVIESMAGFYLPQGWKDVAPYIVLLLALLLKPEGLFGLHARKKV, encoded by the coding sequence ATGCTGGACTTCGTTCAGCAATTGGTGAGCGGCGTCGCGCTCGGCTGCGTTTATGGCCTGATCGCGCTCGGCTTCGTCCTGGTATACAAAGCCACCGAGGTCGTCAATTTCGCCCAGGGCGATCTGATGATGCTGGGCGGCTTTTTCGCCTTCACCTTCATCAGCATTCTCGGCCTCAATTACTGGATCGGCTTTGCCGGCGCAGTCGCCGCCATGGCGCTGTTCGGCATGCTGGCCGAGCGGATGGTGGTGCGCCCGATCCTGGGTTATCCGCAGTTTTCCATCATCATGGCCACCATCGGGCTTGGTTATTTCCTGCGCTCGATCGCCGGCATGATCTGGGGCACCGACGATCTCAAGATCGAGACGCCGTTCAGCCAGGGTGTGCTGCGGATCGGTTCGCTGGTGCTGGCCTATGACAAGCTTTCGGTGATCGCCGCCACCATCATCCTCTGCGCCCTGCTGTATCTGTTCTTCAACCGCACCACGCTCGGCACCGCCATGCGGGCGAGTTCGGAGAACATGCTTGCCGCCTATTACATGGGCATCCCGGTCAAGCGGGTGGTGGCGATGGTGTGGGCAATCAGCGCCGCGGTCGCCACCTGCGCCGGCGTGCTGCTGGCGCCGATCACCTTCATCCATTCCAATGTCGGCCTGGTGCTCGGGCTGAAGGCGTTTCCCGCCGCGGTGCTCGGCGGCTTCGGCTCGATCCCCGGCGCCGTGGTCGGTGGCGTGCTGATCGGCGTGATCGAAAGCATGGCCGGCTTCTACCTGCCCCAGGGCTGGAAGGATGTCGCGCCCTACATCGTGCTGCTGCTGGCGCTGCTGCTCAAGCCCGAAGGCCTGTTCGGCCTTCATGCGCGCAAGAAAGTCTGA